In Coregonus clupeaformis isolate EN_2021a chromosome 15, ASM2061545v1, whole genome shotgun sequence, one genomic interval encodes:
- the LOC121582721 gene encoding UPF0729 protein C18orf32 homolog gives MVCIPCIVIPVLLWVYKRFLEPIIYPFIGPIISRFWPTKKAVQESVTGTGDMKASEKSNGCPVMSNEPCKTEVNGLVANGAAANGSATTVSDKKTD, from the exons ATGGTCTGCATTCCCTGCATCGTCATTCCTGTTCTCTTGTGGGTGTATAAGAGGTTCCTTGAACCCATCATCTACCCCTTCATTGGTCCAATTATAAGCCGATTTTGGCCAACAAAAAAAGCTGTCCAGGAGAGTGTTACAGGAACTGGTGATATGAAAGCCAGTGAAAAGAGCAATGGATGCCCAGTGATGAGCAATGAACCATGCAAG ACTGAAGTCAACGGTCTGGTTGCTAATGGAGCGGCTGCAAATGGATCAGCTACTACAGTCTCTGACAAGAAGACTGACTGA